GTTAACTGACCCACTCAATGTCACTGACCCACCGTCTTGCTCCAGTGATTTTAaaggggaggcatgtaaaaagtcctattttttggaccttgacaataaaactatttgtttacatggaaaacaatcaaTATCTTATTAGTTTAAAAACTGGATCTACTTTCTTAAGGTATGACCAACCAGCTGACTCTACCGGTAGCTAAGGtatagtctcgtcctcgcagattATAAGCGCTTacaatctctaatcgataagcgccaccccggagaatgggtctgcgaggacgagactataGCTAAGGTAAGCCGTGTGCCAAACTCCGGACAGTTTTGCTTTCGGTACACTCCATCTCCGCAATGCAAGCGAATTAGTTAATCCTTAAAATATGGTGATGCCTATcctatagtaggcattccagactgatcttaaaattttggaaaaacgggctttttatatactcaatagatagagtattgattgctgatctcagaaatatatagtttgtcgggttggaattagctactttggcatgcacagtgcttaaaaactgaaaaaaggtacattttttctccagggctcctcatacattttacaggggaaaatggcacaattgaatcaggaagccatctagcaatctggactatcttgaaactgcagttgcttctagctgcaagtttgtacatgtaatgagagtaacttcaggtcttatcggatctcagcgatctttgtatgctttgtggtgagcaaatatgtttcacctactgcacacttctcaatacaatggtgtatgcccataggcaagtggctatctcaagttggtaaaaacaccaagttaacaacttataaaggtaaacaactaaagtggaggtgccacaatgatgcaacaatacctaaggtggagttgtggtttcaattatggcattgttatgccgactttgaagtggtttacacttttgagctgatgacacaaccatcagaaaattgctctggagctgaaaatcgataacccgagcgaagtaactacgcactttaaagtaagcaccagtgactaccttccacccgaccgtacgttttttaaagtattctacatacattacaaggcttgaaaagattacaaaacaacacaaaacttacttatatgtaacgcgcacgataaaactaagattttcatgatgaccagcgtgtggacaaaccccacagcgattttcaccctcattggagctcggacgacggagcaatcccaagttaaacacgagttgtcattttatgccagggttctattgggaaatatacggagaattttttaattaaaaatctcgaatactggaatgcctacctatCCTgtaagtttcatcaaaatatctccatCCGTCGAGGAGCTGCGCCGGCTCCAAAATTCAACCGGCTATGTGTAAATTTCGCGCATGCAtgctcctaactccggacacttttTATCACGCCTGATACAGCACTTCCGAAGTTGATTTCGAATTTTAGACACCGCCACGTTAAACTTGCATCTATTTCCCACCTCATACTCGATTTTGAGAGTCGTAGCACCTTTCATTGCTGAGTTATAGgtatttcaaatctttttttaatttttttaaaattttaaatctATAGGTGTATAGGTATTTCAAATCTATAGGTGTATTTACGCAAATGTTTATGCAGCTTCAATGAGACTGGCTCTTACAAAATCGTCCATAGCAAGTGTTTGGCTGATTGTTTGCAAAcgaaacttggtacagtggtaagttATAGTTGTCCCTCTGCACTGCATTATAATCAGCCAGAAAGCTCTTTGAGTTAGGGAATAAGCAGCGATTATCGAATATTTTTTGATAATTTTGTCACACACTGCAATAAATAATCACCTCGTTTAGAAAAACTAGCAGGACTTTTAAGCTGATTTTAGGATCACAACATAATTGTATATGAAGCATTAATCACCTAAAATTTCAAGTAAATGCTGTAGACAGTTTTGGAGATATGACGCCAAACATTGGAAGTGTTAGGAGTTAGGAGCTGTCCGGAATTAGGCGCATTTATCTTATGTATAACTATAGCCAAGACAGAAAACATCAATCCAAAAAAGAATAAATATATACCAGTGTCCAAAATCCATCAGTCAAAGTGTTTCAAATCTTTGAGTTGCAACCGAACCACCGCTCAACTTGACGCGCACGTGACTAAAGATAGAATAAACAACGAACTTGAAAGATTGTtatagcaatgtttcactgaATTGTTATGTTACACCCTCAGTGGTAACAATTAAATAAGAACAGACAACGCCCTTCAAATTCGTTCCGAATTTCCGACTCAGCGGGGCACCGTAAATGGCCCGACGGCGCCTTCCTCGCGGTGTGCCGCAGGCGCCTCCAGGTTGGCTAGGACTCTTACACTGCTGAGGGAAGTCAAGCTTCATTGCAGCTGATCAGGGATACCGTTTGGCTCACTGTGGGATCAGGCTTCTTAGTTTCTCTCTCTGGCAGTTTCAAATACAATTGAATAGAGATACACTGTTAAAtatagggtgtaatccaatcacctttgggggagttctaactgctgtgtaaattaaactcctttgaagggagttgtagtactccccaggggtgctctaggagcaactaaaaggtgttacaagggcattgcaacactccctaagggtgttctaggaatagctataaaggtgtcACGGTACACTTTAAAgatgttctagtgctctccatggtggcattttgttgaaaagaaatgtaggcttgctatagcattccagtaaccttcatgttgatttcaatttatactcaatgactaccaacaacaaagcacattagcagtacgcaataatatatttgcaacaccttatacttaccacatagttgtttccaagtcactcttatagaagttagcaaactgtacttataacctaattttcaatagaagcatccaattgtgggtttcaatatacctaggtgtaggcaaacacccttacagtggcttagctattattggggagtaaaatgacatttgtggtgttcaacaacaccccaagtgctacaatactcccctagggtgttgtaaataccatgggtgtacatgaacacctttatgatgggtgtacctgtaacacctcgttttaacagtgtacgCACGGCGCGCATCGCAGTGTATCGTGGTAAGTATAGTAATGTATATAGAGATGCCGCACTATACTAATTGATAAATGATGCAGAATGTGTAGCTAACCTTATAGGTAAAGATTCATCAGGCAACATATAGCTACTCAAGACTATAACTATAATGGGGAGggtataatagctatatataggatTGCCCGTCAATGATTGGAATGGTTTGCTCGAGCTTACTTATACCTATATATGTTGTtattatcagtgttgggagtaacgcgttacataagtaacgacTTATTTGTAGTGACTTTCACTACTCTTGTAGTGACCCCCTCACTGTACATAGTAGTGAaaatcactacaaaattagtggTGAATGTCACTATACACTAAAATAGTGAGTATTATGGCAGACATTATAGTAATGACTTTCACTAGTTGATTTTTAATGTGCAGCTATTGAAATTAGCTAATTTGCTTATAGTTACGTATAGAAAATATTTATTATGCTCAGTCAATGCAGGCACCTATACCTGTACACATAAATATGTTTATCATAGCTATACATTTGCTACTGATATACAGCAAGTGACTACATTGAATAGTATGGCAACTGCAATTGAACtgtcatgtagagaatttattGCTGAATCTGAAGGATCAGAATCTTCCCCCACACATATTATTTCAGCAAAGAAGTTTAGATTTGGCTTTTTCAGAAAAATATCACTCACTGAAGAAGAGGCAAATTCCATAACTTTTGTGAAGATTCACCAAGTTGTCATCTTAATATGCTCAATTTTGCTGATGATATGTTTACTGCAAATACCAACTATTCTATACTACACCAACTCCCCATCATTTTCTAGTATTGGCACATTTGATATTGGCATTGATGTTGATTTCAACGCTTGCTCGGTAAGTCATCTATTTGTATTAGTACATGCAGGGTCTGTCAGATACCATGTTTGCATCAATGAGACAACTAAAGAATATGTTAATTGAGTATATCCTATAGTTACAAATGACATGATCTTTCTGATTTCAATTTCTTCATTATTAGTTTTATATGCATGTTTGTACAAGACTTTAGTTAATAGTTGTCTTGTAATAGTGAAGTTATAATTGTGACAAGGACGTATTctgcacacatccaatttacgtgCAGATGATTCAGAACTTCAGATATAAGCCAACAACACAAAATTTGGTCATTATAGTGAGCAACCACATACCTAAATGGATGGAGAAAAATTAGTTCTGTTCCATGCAAGATTATAGCACTGGATTTTTGGAAGACCCCTTTACAAAAGTAGAACTCAATTTGTTGACTTGCTTGCATAGAATACGTATAAAATGTTCCATTAACCATTATACTAACTACTGTactgtaaaaaatgaagtgtgtcaTGCACACTAAAATGTCACAATATACACACCAACTGGTGTGTATTGTGACATTTTGATGTGTCAGACATGTATCAGAGTCATCCtctgtatatgcatgtatttaAAACTAACTATTGGGCGGAATAGTATATTATGTGCATTTGCAAATGAGTAATGGATGGTAAGACTGTATCACAATAGAACAATAGTCAGTTTCTATACACATTGTTATGACAAAACATTGAAACATGTTGATTGCACGTATTGTTGATATGCCAATATCCCAAATTCCAAAGTATGTGAAGCCACACAAAATCAATGCATCGACTCATTATCATGCTCTGTTTGTGGTATGTCTTTGGCTGGGGACATGCCCATATCATCTGCTTAGTGGCAGGGGCTCCATTTGTTCAGCACTCTATGCTAGGAGGGAAGATGTGTTTCTATGTCAGAATGTAGCATGCAGTCATTATAGTGTGAAGTTATCGTGTAATATGCAAGTAATTAAAACCATGTTATTCTTTTAAATGCAGTATAAGGTGgttttgtatatacagtatttaATCTTTAAAGAAGTTTATTTCCTGTAACGACTCTTTATAAATGAACATAAAAGCTTATGATCAATAATGTTATGTTTTTTGTTGCTAAGACATTATAAGACTATTTACATCACATTACCACTGTCCATAAATACTGTAAAGATAGCATACATGTGCTGTGCTTGTCTTTCCCCTGTGATACTTAAAGATGGTTGACAAAACTCCATCAAGAAATCTGGAACAGTTGCTTGTAGTGCTCACTTTAGGTGAGTAAGAATAATGCAATGAGAATTGTGTAGGATTTGAATAGTTAAATCAAATTTGTTTTATGTAAGTAAAGCCAGTTAAAAACAATGTAGTTCTCCTCAAATGCACTGTGCAGGATTAGTGGACCAAATTGTGAATATTGTGCCTTTTCAACTGCCACAAAAGAGGATAGTAAATCAACATATTTTGCATCACGTCTTCACTTTCATGTTATGTATTTTCCCTGCACAGTTTGTAGCCACCAATAGAAATTAATGCTTTTCCAATTTTGCTGCTCCAAACTGTAATCTTCTCTAAACAATATTTTAAAACATGCATGTTAGTATATTTTACTGCTATACTTAATGTAGAACTGTACTTGTCCATTCCCCACATATATCAATGTATCCTCAACAGCTTCCAGAAGTTCATAagcatatacataattataaatagCTTAAATCGATATGCCACATACAATTGCAAGTATAAAATACTCACGGCTATATTACACTTACCCGTATTAATGGTAACCCGGCTCCTTGCagatccctagtgggataggttTAACAAATGACTATATAGTTGAGACTAGTATAGGCTTGCACAATAAAATGAGTTTTGTATTAAGCCTCACAGTTTAGTTAGAGTACAGAGCTTAATTGTGTCCACTACTAAATCATCAATTATTTTAAACTAAAATGCTGTGATATCTGGCTTCCCTCACTGCATATATATACACTTCAAAGGTTCCAGGCAAGTAGTGCTATTGTCTCTAATTAACCTTACTACAAATGATCTATGTATTTGTCTGTTGCATGCCTCCATCAGCTTCCCTTGACTATACATGACATAGTCATACCGTCTGgtataatactaataataacaTGAATGTATTATACGCCTTAGAGCTAATATCATTGTTCAGTATAACTTTATATAGGTGAATACAACTTCAAGATCGCTACCTAACATCTCACTGGATGATGTTTGTCCACAAGTTCCACCTCTCACTACACAGGATGAAACTTTCTATGAAATATGTTTATCACAATCATTACGTTTAATAAAATCAGTACATGCAGTGAATATGGCCTTCAATAACAGTCAGTGTAATTCTAGAGCATCACCATTCTTCTGTAATGCTACATATTCGTTATGTGGTGATGGCACTTATATGATAATGGACATCAGTGAGGTCTGTTTACAAGTTCGTGACCATGATTGTGCTGTTGAATGGAGAGTGCTAGAGAACTTTCTAAACATTCCTATTCCAGATTGTGACAGTTATTCTGAAGATGGAAACTTGAGTTTTGCAAAAGCCCCTTCACTTAATTGTCCAGACCAGTTTGATACTTTCTTTGGTTCATTATGTCTACCAGTGTGCTCAGAGTTCTATCAGATATCTGAGAATGCTGCTGCTATTTCTGATGCCTTAACAATTGCATTTGAAGCTATTGGTATTACTGGAGGAATAATCACACTGGTAGCTTGTGTTTTCAATAGAAAGAAGATGTGAGTAGTgaagcaataattattttacaataagtacataatatcatacagtagtactacATGGTGAGAGTTGTAAAAGTTTGTACTGTATTACCAAAGCATATACCGTATTTGCTTGGTTAAATGCTCATTACAGCCCTTTTCTGAACTTGTAAtagagccaaaccgtacgtgtctgttgttgacacctttgttgttaccaataatcatctggttggctgaaatgttaactctgttgagaaaaaatccatttttaattgttagctgtttttcaggattcaactcaacatgaacatactataacttTATACCTGAGtaactgcctgactgattgCCTATATAGCTCAACAAAGGCTTATGTGCCTAGAGATGATTTGGGACCAGTACCAAGTGTCCAACAAAAATGCACAGATTTCAGGTTTGCATGACTTATAATTAATCAGGCAGGACAAGCACTAAAACAGCGTCAATCCTTCCTGTGCCCATTTTTGCTGTTTTGTATACCAAAATAGGTCAGTGTACACTGTATTATTCATTGCTGTGATCTCTACCATCGCTGGAATACAATATTATGTTATAATAATGTTGTTCTTCACAGGTTCAAGTTTCCTCAGATTTTCATCATTTACAACACTGTTATTGTGATTACAATATGTAAGTGTCATAACTGAAATGCTAAACAGCCAATTCATGAAGAAGTGTGTAGTTGTATGTTCTATATAATTGCCAGTGTTGGAAGATGTAAAATCAAAATTGATTTTAGATAACTACTGTGAGCAAAATATTAACAAAGTAATAATCTTTGGAACATTAGAAATGTTTCTTGTGGTTCTTAAATGGTTTGAATTTTAGCATAATTATTCTGTGGCAACTAAAAGTTAAGTCAACTAATTAGGCATAGGGCCATGCATTATGCCAACATTtattaattccttgtttcctgtccccaaaagaacattcaactagtgtgggcgggcggttattataattatatttttaataactaaatttttaatatttttgaaaatcatcAAAACGCTACAAAAACAAGCATCAGAAAACCAGTTAGCTGCCtcagcaaagagaaatgaaccATCTATAGGGTCAAACAACCTTCAAAACAATTGACTTTGTTTGTGAAACTCcaataaacaatttttttttcaataaaCAATCATATTTGTATGCTGAGATATGCTAACTGCACGAGAAATGCAGAAATTagagtttatttatttataaattacaataataattaccgATGCAGGTGACAAAAACTGGACACTGGTGGGTGTCAGGAAACAAGGTATTAACAAATGTTGGCCTTATGTTTACGTAGTAACTACTCAAAATTTACTTATAATATAACTTATGAGAAATGCCCACTATCTTCAGTCAATATGGTCAGTTAATTTAATTATATTGATATTCCCACTTTGATCTTCCATTCCTTTAGGCCactacaaataaattctctgtttcccatcctggacgtaggcatatttgcatgcaggtggacggtccatttccattacaagattggcagcttttcaagccattatacgtatagccaagagttcataatatattatatatatctaaaccaaaacagccaagctgtaaaaaaagagtgcagcccccaaggtgaaaaaagatgtgaaatccaaggtggcagccaagaaatggctgtgatggtaggttaatggcaaaaattttaattatgacaattcaggtgaatttgtgttgcctcttccactaggattcggcaccaaattcacctgaattgtcgtaattaaaattttgctattaacctaccatcacagccatttcttggccgccaccttggatttcacatcttttttcgccttgggggccgcactctttttttacagcttggctgttttggtttagatatcacttctttttgcattgcaagccacgaagctggccatatggctttgatgcttcttttcaacttgtaaggaattgtggaagaaaggaagtaattgtgtgtatagcttttgtctgatgaaatatttgtatatttaacattgaatgatgattatcacatactgtagttaacaaggtgacttcttacataactgaactgtagctgaaactctcattgtttgtagctgaactcttttcagggtgatttgtttctagctgaactctctataggaagatttgtttctagctgaactctttacagggtgatttgtttgcagctgaactctctacatggtggtttctttgtagctgaactctctacaaggtgacttgttcaagctgaattctctacagggtggctgaattctctacagggtgatttgtttgcaactgaactctctacaagatgatttgtttctagctgatctctctatagtgtaacttgattgtagctgagctctctacaggatggtttctttgtagctgatctctctataagggtgacttgtttctagctgattcctggatgacttgtttctagctgatctctctgcacggtgacttgtttctctctatagggttatctgtttgtaattgaactctctacaggatggtttctttgtagctgatctctctacagggtgacttgtttctagctgatctctggattacttgtttctagctgatctctctacatggtgacttgtttctagctgaactctctatagggatttctgtttgcgattgaactctctacaggatggtttctttgtagctgatctctctacagggtgacttggttctagctgatctctctacaggatgacttgtttctagatgatctctctacacggtgacttgtttctagttgaactctctatagggttttctgtttgcaattgaactctttacgggatggtttctttgtagctgatctctctacagggtgacttgtttctggctgatctctctacagggtgacttgtttctagctgatctctggatgacttgtttctagctgatctctctacacagtgacttgtttctagctgaactctctatagggttatctgtttgtaattgagctttctacaggatggtttctttgtagctgctctctctatggagtgacttgtttctctagctaatctctctacagggtgaacttgtttctggctgaactctctacagatgatttatttacagctgaactctctacatggtggtttttttgtagctgaactctctacaaggtgatttcttctagctaatctctctacagggtgacctgttcgtagttgaactgtctacagggtgatttgtttgcagccgaactctttatatgatggtttctttgtatgtacaaggtaactccttctagctgatctctctatagggtgacttgtttgtagctaaactatctgcagggtgatttgtttgtagttgaactctctacaaggtgatccttctagctaaactctctacagggtgatctgttcatatagctgcactctctatagggtgatatgtttgtagctgaactctctacatggtggtttctttgtaactaaactctctataaggtgatgtcttgtagctgatctctctactggatgactaattgtttctagctgatctctctaactttctctatagagttataacatgtttgtatagctgaactctttacagagtggtttttttgattggttgctgaactctccagctacacggtgatttgtttgtactacagagtgatttgtttgtagctgaactctctacagagtgacttacttgtagctgaacattgcataaagtaacttgtttgtagctgatctagatgaactctctactgggtagcttttttttgtagctgaaccctttaagcagtgacttgtttgtagctgaattctctacagagtgacttgttgtagctgaactctctacaaggtgacttgtttatagctgaattctcttcagtgtgacttataatgttctgaatctctacagcaacatatttgtagctgaactctctacagggtgacttgcttgtagctgaattgtctataagattaactgtttgtagctgaactccctacagaacaacttgcaatgtcatataattctataatggagtaagttataaatgtagctgcatgctctattagggtgactgttctattagagtatctcgatctcgcatatgctacacgtagttggctttggaatcataactcagtggtttgtaatccgattctctatactactgcaaggactttctatgataattattccagctacacaccgattttcagctcactgctctaagcggtttgcctggt
This genomic interval from Dysidea avara chromosome 15, odDysAvar1.4, whole genome shotgun sequence contains the following:
- the LOC136245566 gene encoding uncharacterized protein, whose translation is MATAIELSCREFIAESEGSESSPTHIISAKKFRFGFFRKISLTEEEANSITFVKIHQVVILICSILLMICLLQIPTILYYTNSPSFSSIGTFDIGIDVDFNACSVNTTSRSLPNISLDDVCPQVPPLTTQDETFYEICLSQSLRLIKSVHAVNMAFNNSQCNSRASPFFCNATYSLCGDGTYMIMDISEVCLQVRDHDCAVEWRVLENFLNIPIPDCDSYSEDGNLSFAKAPSLNCPDQFDTFFGSLCLPVCSEFYQISENAAAISDALTIAFEAIGITGGIITLVACVFNRKKMFKFPQIFIIYNTVIVITILAFLILPLVIGFLPFLCSDQNLFEALKAPTRFCQAQGFILHTGILCFLGFWLFHLAHLLYALAFPIKAKNLMQEYTTAFHTTEVILVLILGSLPGAVIVSTSNYQINRFPPDLCTAANLNIFFHTFVLPIAICTTLGLIMSFTAFWILRRNHQLNTARLEKEAPHKTNLLVATAKSFCTGFSTPEKKLFFLFWYYIIVVVTLLAFFTAVLQQADPTSDHLHDYISCSVAGYKPECEVYKEKLRNTSNTGYLLDMFATMLLCSVTLSNLTYVLQFSAIKQFYLKILKHAQRI